The following proteins are encoded in a genomic region of Takifugu rubripes chromosome 21, fTakRub1.2, whole genome shotgun sequence:
- the pik3ip1 gene encoding phosphoinositide-3-kinase-interacting protein 1 produces MWVNWGHQLCRMFFSLQVVFLSVAIVESSASSADQKDCMRSIGVEYRGAQQISSSGLTCLNWTDATRDYDVLIHPDSQTGVGDHSYCRNPDSSERPWCYIAGPDGTVQRQFCTIDACTEEASDVPPEDKSFHPAGLPSSTESLQPASSASSQGEPAAVQPVIGISQRVHTGPKKKKDLGTSGHVLGILMIAIIIILGAGITFGYFYKRGRDLKKQHEQRVYEREMQRINLPLSAFSNPTCELVDENTIVITAEHEATPVQEDMDGEDPLMGQQAGTPGA; encoded by the exons ATGTGGGTGAACTGGGGCCACCAGCTCTGCAGAATGTTCTTCTCTTTGCAAGTTGTTTTCCTGAGCGTGGCCATCGTGGAGAGCAGCGCTTCAAGTGCAGACCAGAAAG ACTGCATGAGATCCATTGGTGTGGAGTACCGCGGGGCACAGCAGATCTCCTCCTCGGGTCTGACGTGTTTAAACTGGACCGACGCCACCAGAGATTACGATGTTCTCATCCATCCGGACTCACAGACAG GTGTCGGAGATCACAGCTACTGCCGAAACCCAGACTCCTCTGAGAGGCCTTGGTGCTACATCGCTGGTCCAGACGGGACGGTCCAGAGACAGTTCTGCACCATAGACGCATGCACAG AAGAAGCATCTGATGTCCCTCCCGAGGACAAATCCTTCCACCCAGCTGGACTTCCTTCCTCCACTGAGAgcctccagccagccagctcGGCTTCCTCTCAGGGAGAACCTGCTGCCGTGCAGCCTGTGATCGGAATCAGCCAGCGAGTGCACACAggaccaaagaagaagaaagacctGGGCACATCAG GCCACGTCCTCGGGATCCTCATGATAGCGATTATCATCATCCTCGGAGCAGGCATCACATTCGGATACTTCTACAAGAG GGGCCGGGACCTAAAGAAGCAGCACGAGCAGCGGGTGTACGAGCGCGAGATGCAGAGGATCAACCTGCCCCTGTCCGCTTTCTCCAACCCCACCTGCGAGCTGGTAGACGAGAACACCATCGTTATCACGGCGGAGCACGAGGCGACCCCCGTCCAGGAGGACATGGATGGTGAGGACCCTCTAATGGGACAGCAGGCTGGGACCCCTGGTGCCTGA
- the limk2 gene encoding LIM domain kinase 2 isoform X2, producing the protein MEDSEGTNGCYCAGCGGKMQDAFQTKVFQDTWHNDCFQCSVCSDHLTNWYYEKDGKLYCRKHYWEKFGELCHGCSLLMTGPAMVAGEHKYHPECFVCLSCKVVIEDRDTYALVERSKLYCGKCYKQVILTPMLEKRSNESIVDSLPHTVTLISMPSAANGKRGLSVSVMRDVNGTASVQVKEVRGMLLSPEVRNAIHVGDRILEINGLPVGTMMEAEVDDLIHCTSHTLQLLIEYDPVRQRLDRLRLGSPRTRFGAPATSRMRLSSPSNAVLERTESVEDSSLKRRSLRRSNSICKSPGPNSPKELPFMTRDIGRSESLRSSSSCSHRIFRPCDLIHGEILGKGFFGQAIKVTHKATGEVMVMKELIRCDEETQKTFLKEVKVMRCLDHPHVLRFIGVLYKDKRLNLITEFIEGGTLKDFIRDTDPFPWEQRVSFAKSIASGMAYLHSMSIIHRDLNSHNCLVKLDNTVVVADFGLSRLVVEDKVKPPPEKPSNKKRMFRRSDRKKRYTVVGNPYWMAPEMLNGKRYDEKVDIFSFGIVLCEIIGKVYADPECLPRTQDFGLNIGKFVEKFLPEDCPPAFFPLTVACCDLAPDNRPSFQKLEDWFEALSLNQELGIPLPAELDELHQTMSRLYWPKDASAVQNTDQAPNSAEVPPDSACTTKTDT; encoded by the exons ATGGAGGACTCCGAAG GTACAAATGGTTGTTACTGTGCGGGTTGTGGGGGGAAAATGCAGGACGCGTTTCAAACGAAAGTCTTCCAGGACACCTGGCACAACGATTGCTTTCA GTGTTCCGTGTGCTCTGACCACCTGACCAACTGGTACTATGAAAAGGACGGGAAGCTGTACTGCCGTAAACACTACTGGGAGAAGTTTGGAGAGCTCTGTCACGGCTGCTCGCTCCTCATGACCGGCCCCGCCATG GTAGCCGGAGAGCACAAGTACCACCCCGAgtgctttgtgtgtttgagcTGCAAGGTGGTGATTGAAGACCGGGATACGTACGCCCTGGTGGAACGATCCAAACTATACTG TGGCAAGTGTTACAAGCAGGTGATCCTCACGCCCATGTTGGAAAAACGCTCCAACGAATCGATCGTCGACTCGCTGCCTCACACGGTGACCCTCATCTCCATGCCTTCTGCGGCCAACGGCAAGAGGGGCCTGTCCGTCTCGGTGATGAGGGACGTCAACGGCACGGCGAGCGTCCAAGTCAAGGA AGTCAGAGGGATGCTTCTTAGTCCAGAGGTGCGGAACGCCATCCACGTTGGGGACAGGATCCTGGAGATTAACGGTCTTCCTGTTGGGACAATGATGGAGGCGGAG GTGGATGATCTTATTCACTGCACCAGTCACACCCTGCAGCTCCTGATAGAATATGACCCAGTCAGGCAGCGTTTGGACAGGCTGAGGCTGGGCTCACCCAGGACCCGCTTCGGAGCCCCGGCTACCTCCCGCATGcgtctgtcctctccttccAATGCAGTCCTGGAAAGAACCGAATCCGTCGAGGACAGCTCGCTGAAACGGAGGTCTTTGAG GCGCAGCAACAGCATCTGCAAGTCGCCCGGGCCCAATTCACCCAAAGAGCTCCCTTTTATGACGAGAGACATCGGCCGCTCCGAGTCTCTGCGGtcgtccagcagctgctctcatCGCATCTTCCGGCCGTGTGACCTCATCCATGGGGAGATCCTGGGAAAAGGCTTCTTTGGACAGGCCATCAAA GTGACTCATAAAGCCACAGgggaggtgatggtgatgaaggagcTAATCCGCTGTGACGAGGAGACGCAGAAGACTTTCTTGAAGGAG GTCAAAGTCATGCGATGCCTCGATCACCCCCACGTTCTGAGGTTCATCGGCGTTCTCTACAAGGACAAGAGGCTCAATTTAATAACCGAGTTCATTGAAGGAGGCACTCTCAAGGACTTCATCAGAGACACT GATCCGTTTCCATGGGAGCAAAGAGTGAGCTTTGCTAAGAGCATTGCCTCAGGCATG GCTTACCTTCATTCCATGAGCATCATCCACAGAGACCTCAACTCTCACAACTGCCTGGTTAAACTG GACAACACCGTGGTCGTCGCTGACTTCGGACTGTCCCGGCTCGTCGTGGAGGACAAAGTTAAGCCTCCTCCTGAGAAGCCGTCAAACAAGAAGAGGATGTTCAGGCGTAGCGACAGAAAGAAGCGCTACACCGTGGTCGGAAACCCTTACTGGATGGCTCCAGAGATGCTCAATG GCAAGCGCTACGATGAGAAGGTGGACATTTTCTCTTTTGGAATTGTTCTCTGTGAG ATCATTGGAAAAGTCTACGCAGATCCCGAGTGCCTCCCCAGGACTCAAGACTTTGGCCTCAACATTGGAAAGTTTGTGGAGAAGTTTCTACCTGAAGATTGTCCTCCAGCTTTCTTTCCACTGACGGTGGCCTGTTGTGACCTGGCACCAGACAACCG tcCTTCGTTCCAAAAACTGGAAGACTGGTTTGAGGCTCTGTCCCTCAACCAGGAGCTGGGGATCCCTCTGCCGGCCGAGCTGGATGAGCTTCACCAGACTATGAGTCGACTCTACTGGCCCAAGGACGCTTCTGCGGTCCAGAACACAGATCAGGCTCCAAACTCTGCAGAGGTCCCTCCTGACTCAGCTTGCACGACCAAAACAGACACTTAa
- the limk2 gene encoding LIM domain kinase 2 isoform X1 codes for MEDSEGTNGCYCAGCGGKMQDAFQTKVFQDTWHNDCFQCSVCSDHLTNWYYEKDGKLYCRKHYWEKFGELCHGCSLLMTGPAMKFATVHFPELVRCSNMRRLQSQPCSAPVSQVCEDYTQSEVAGEHKYHPECFVCLSCKVVIEDRDTYALVERSKLYCGKCYKQVILTPMLEKRSNESIVDSLPHTVTLISMPSAANGKRGLSVSVMRDVNGTASVQVKEVRGMLLSPEVRNAIHVGDRILEINGLPVGTMMEAEVDDLIHCTSHTLQLLIEYDPVRQRLDRLRLGSPRTRFGAPATSRMRLSSPSNAVLERTESVEDSSLKRRSLRRSNSICKSPGPNSPKELPFMTRDIGRSESLRSSSSCSHRIFRPCDLIHGEILGKGFFGQAIKVTHKATGEVMVMKELIRCDEETQKTFLKEVKVMRCLDHPHVLRFIGVLYKDKRLNLITEFIEGGTLKDFIRDTDPFPWEQRVSFAKSIASGMAYLHSMSIIHRDLNSHNCLVKLDNTVVVADFGLSRLVVEDKVKPPPEKPSNKKRMFRRSDRKKRYTVVGNPYWMAPEMLNGKRYDEKVDIFSFGIVLCEIIGKVYADPECLPRTQDFGLNIGKFVEKFLPEDCPPAFFPLTVACCDLAPDNRPSFQKLEDWFEALSLNQELGIPLPAELDELHQTMSRLYWPKDASAVQNTDQAPNSAEVPPDSACTTKTDT; via the exons ATGGAGGACTCCGAAG GTACAAATGGTTGTTACTGTGCGGGTTGTGGGGGGAAAATGCAGGACGCGTTTCAAACGAAAGTCTTCCAGGACACCTGGCACAACGATTGCTTTCA GTGTTCCGTGTGCTCTGACCACCTGACCAACTGGTACTATGAAAAGGACGGGAAGCTGTACTGCCGTAAACACTACTGGGAGAAGTTTGGAGAGCTCTGTCACGGCTGCTCGCTCCTCATGACCGGCCCCGCCATG AAGTTCGCCACAGTTCACTTCCCAGAGCTTGTGAGGTGCTCGAACATGAGGCGGCTTCAGAGCCAGCCGTGTTCAGCCCCGGTCAGTCAGGTCTGTGAGGATTACACACAGTCGGAA GTAGCCGGAGAGCACAAGTACCACCCCGAgtgctttgtgtgtttgagcTGCAAGGTGGTGATTGAAGACCGGGATACGTACGCCCTGGTGGAACGATCCAAACTATACTG TGGCAAGTGTTACAAGCAGGTGATCCTCACGCCCATGTTGGAAAAACGCTCCAACGAATCGATCGTCGACTCGCTGCCTCACACGGTGACCCTCATCTCCATGCCTTCTGCGGCCAACGGCAAGAGGGGCCTGTCCGTCTCGGTGATGAGGGACGTCAACGGCACGGCGAGCGTCCAAGTCAAGGA AGTCAGAGGGATGCTTCTTAGTCCAGAGGTGCGGAACGCCATCCACGTTGGGGACAGGATCCTGGAGATTAACGGTCTTCCTGTTGGGACAATGATGGAGGCGGAG GTGGATGATCTTATTCACTGCACCAGTCACACCCTGCAGCTCCTGATAGAATATGACCCAGTCAGGCAGCGTTTGGACAGGCTGAGGCTGGGCTCACCCAGGACCCGCTTCGGAGCCCCGGCTACCTCCCGCATGcgtctgtcctctccttccAATGCAGTCCTGGAAAGAACCGAATCCGTCGAGGACAGCTCGCTGAAACGGAGGTCTTTGAG GCGCAGCAACAGCATCTGCAAGTCGCCCGGGCCCAATTCACCCAAAGAGCTCCCTTTTATGACGAGAGACATCGGCCGCTCCGAGTCTCTGCGGtcgtccagcagctgctctcatCGCATCTTCCGGCCGTGTGACCTCATCCATGGGGAGATCCTGGGAAAAGGCTTCTTTGGACAGGCCATCAAA GTGACTCATAAAGCCACAGgggaggtgatggtgatgaaggagcTAATCCGCTGTGACGAGGAGACGCAGAAGACTTTCTTGAAGGAG GTCAAAGTCATGCGATGCCTCGATCACCCCCACGTTCTGAGGTTCATCGGCGTTCTCTACAAGGACAAGAGGCTCAATTTAATAACCGAGTTCATTGAAGGAGGCACTCTCAAGGACTTCATCAGAGACACT GATCCGTTTCCATGGGAGCAAAGAGTGAGCTTTGCTAAGAGCATTGCCTCAGGCATG GCTTACCTTCATTCCATGAGCATCATCCACAGAGACCTCAACTCTCACAACTGCCTGGTTAAACTG GACAACACCGTGGTCGTCGCTGACTTCGGACTGTCCCGGCTCGTCGTGGAGGACAAAGTTAAGCCTCCTCCTGAGAAGCCGTCAAACAAGAAGAGGATGTTCAGGCGTAGCGACAGAAAGAAGCGCTACACCGTGGTCGGAAACCCTTACTGGATGGCTCCAGAGATGCTCAATG GCAAGCGCTACGATGAGAAGGTGGACATTTTCTCTTTTGGAATTGTTCTCTGTGAG ATCATTGGAAAAGTCTACGCAGATCCCGAGTGCCTCCCCAGGACTCAAGACTTTGGCCTCAACATTGGAAAGTTTGTGGAGAAGTTTCTACCTGAAGATTGTCCTCCAGCTTTCTTTCCACTGACGGTGGCCTGTTGTGACCTGGCACCAGACAACCG tcCTTCGTTCCAAAAACTGGAAGACTGGTTTGAGGCTCTGTCCCTCAACCAGGAGCTGGGGATCCCTCTGCCGGCCGAGCTGGATGAGCTTCACCAGACTATGAGTCGACTCTACTGGCCCAAGGACGCTTCTGCGGTCCAGAACACAGATCAGGCTCCAAACTCTGCAGAGGTCCCTCCTGACTCAGCTTGCACGACCAAAACAGACACTTAa